AACAGAGATTTGTTGAAAATTTATTGGCGTGCCGAAGGGTTTGTTGAACAGACAGGGATAAAGAGTTTGGAAGAAGTGATGGAAATTTGCTTggataatttaattttcagtagCTTGGCAATTCCTTTCAATGAGATAGGTGATAACCCAACTTGCCAACTACATGATCTTGTACATGACTTTTGTTTGATAAAAGCAAGAGAGGAAAAGTTGTTTGGAGAGATAAGTTCAAGTGATGCATCTTCATCTGCAGATTTGATGCCACGAATTGTAAACATTGTGTATAATAAGGAGCAGTTTGAGCTTAACATTTTGGTTCAGTTCAAAAAAGAAAAGGCATTCTGGTAAACACCTCTATTCTTTGGTGATAACTGGAGACGAGATGGAAGATTGTCTTTCTGATGCATGTCACCTAAGAGACTTGAGACTTCTTAGAGTGTTGATCCTGAGCGACTCTTTTATGAAGGTGAAAGATTCTTTGCTAAATGAAATAGGCATGTTGAATCATTTGAGATACTTATACATTGGTATAGGAGTTAAATCTCTGCCTTCATCTTTCTCAAACCTCAGGAATCTAGAAACCCTATGGGTTAAAAACGAAGGATCAACCTTGGTACTATTACCTAGTATTTGGGATCTTTCAAAGTTGCGAGTGTTGTTCATGACTGCTTGTTCTTTCTTTGATATGGATACAGATGAACCAATAATGATAGTGGGGGACTCAAAGTTAGAGAACTTGAGAGAATTAGCGAAACTCGTGTTTTCCTATTCGAAAGAAACAGAGGATATTTTCATAAGGTTCCCCAATCTTCAATGGCTTGTATTTTATCTcaaggaatcatgggattattCAACAAAGCGATATTGGTTCCCGAAATTGGATTTCCTTTCTGAACTAGAAGTCCTCAGAGTAGATTTTAAAAGTTCAAACACAAATGACAGTGGGCCCTCTTTAGCGACAAATTGGTCGTGGGATTTTCATTTTCCTTCCAATTTGAAAAAATTGTCGTTGAGGGACTTTTCTCTGACATCCGACTCACTATCAACAGTAGTGAGACTGCCCAAGCTTGAAGATTTGTCGCTTGTTAGTACAATCATCCAGGAGGAAGAATGGAACATGAGAGACGAAGACATCTTTCTGAATCTCAAATATTTGCAATTGTATGGAGTGAATCCTGCTAAGTGGGAGTTTGGAGACGAATCCTTTCCCTTGCTTGAGAAATTAGTAATGAAGAAATGTCGTAAGCTTAAGGAGATTCCGCATAGTTTCGGCGATATTTGTTCGTTGAAAATCATCCAACTTGTAGAGAGCCCTCAACTTAAAGATTCAGCTTTTGAGATTAAACAATATGTTGAAGATAACACGGGAGAAGACAAGCTTCAGATCCTTGGCCTGAATAATATCCAGTTATCTAAGACAGGTTCTTCTCTATTATTTGCTGCTTAGAAACAAAATTTAGGCGTGTTGCTTccaatgtgtttgatgaattctCTATTGAACTTTTTGGGAACTTCAAGTAAAAATGTGTCGATGATGTGATCCCGTTTCATCACAACATGCTTTCGGTAATAaggaaaaaacaaattaaaatggcaaGCTTTTGTTGTGATGTATGCTCAAGTGTCCagataattttcactatttttttagaaGACTTATGACGATAATGTGTGTAACATTTTGGGATAATGTTTTGTAAACACCATTTGATGTTTGACCTTGATCAGTATCATGAAATGACATTTTATGCATGTTTTATACGTCAGATCCTGAGAACTTGGAAGGAATGGAAGGAGAAGCTACTTTGGTAGAATgaataaaatgaagaagaaataaaggaGGAGGAAACAAACAACTCATCGGTACATCAACTCATCCATATTAACTGCAATACATATGTTTAATGAATTGTTATTCAAAAGTTCATAATCTGAAGCATAAATAATAAAAGTTTCTTTCATTCAGTTCACATATACTAGTAGGCGTGCTGCTGCTATGCCAGCACTGCGAGTTTGCTGCTACCGAACGCCAGTGACTTCAACTGTAAGTCTCTCTTTGAAACATACATGGGATTGCTGACTCTGATATGATGAGAAAGGAGGAAGTCAAACAAAAGGTAATTGGCAACCTCTATACCATATGCAAGTTATCTTATATCTCAGTTTTTGTACATCTTGTCAAGAAATACCATCATCACAAACAAGGTGAAACCTCTTCAGGTAATAAAGTTACCGAGAAAGTCCAATGCAATAAGAAGTGCAAAGAGTTTGAATTGTGATGCGGGATGGTGGAATTTGCGTCACCAAGAATCAGCAACCGATAAGCATTTGGTGTTGTGGGGCTGCTGTTTCTAATGATCAAGATGTTCAAATAGGTGTTGCATCTGGCCTCGTGTGCACCAGTAAGTGTTGTTCCTAAGGATATGCCATCTCAAACTTTTAAACAAAATTGGTGCATATTTCCCTCGTGTTTCTAAGATAATGGCTATCACCTCCTTCATTGATAGATTGCAATTTGAATATCTTCTACAGGCCCACCATGTCTATCGGCCTCCTTCACTGATGAGCACGCTTCTCCTGTTCCTTTGTCAGGAATCCTCAAGGCCTCCATTGTTTATTCTCGCAACTTGACTCCATTTGAATCTTTCTGGGGTAATGGAGGTTCCAGGTTAAATCGTCCTAGTTAATTCTTTTCCGATTTTGGCTTCTAACCGTGTCTTCTTTTCTGCAGGTGGCACCTTTAAGTCCATTAAATATAGGATTGATGAGCTTGATGAAGAGAAATCTGTTATCTAGCTGCTACTCAATTAGAAATGAAGCAACTTTTACTAAGATACACATCATGGAAACTATCACCTAAGCGGGATTGCATCACAATGTCTAATGCAGCAAGGTTCGGATGGAGATGACGAATCTATTGCTCGGAGTTATTCAAATGTGGTTTAGAGCAGCGTGGATATATCGCCCTAGCAACTTCTTAAATCATCCAAGAAGAATCCGTTTTATGTCGAATAATACGTGGAGGAATTCTCGATATACCCGTAAAAACAATTACGTGCATGAATGAACTTTGGAAAGGATAATTTTCGTTTTGAATTTTGTTCATTAATAAACTTTTTTTAGCAGAAAAGTGATACAGATACATTGGTTCATGCTTTTGCTTTTGTTACAATGGATTCAGAATTTGAAGTGTAGGAGTTCTTACTACAACATCAAGTTAATATGATAGTAATCGAGTTCATAGTCACATGTTTATAGTTATTTAGTCGACATCTTAATACATACAAAGGATATGGAGAAAAGCTACTCGATTCACATGAAGCCATAGATTACGCTGTAAATTTGCCTTTGCCTGTCCAAACCTACTGTGTGTCTGAAGTCCTATCTTATgtggtcaaaaaaatcatttaaCCTTGATTGGGTACTGATTCAAAacaaagctctgataccactctGTCACAAACCTAACAAACATTAATCACAAAAGCTAGATCATGAAGTGAAAAGGTTGTGGACCGCGTATAAGAACTCATGACGCCCTCTCCTCAAACATTCGACCAACTTGACAGATAATAAGTGTTTGTTTATCAAACAACTTCTAAAAGTTGAACAAATGAAATTCTAGTTGTCAAATGAATGAAGGGTTCACGTAAATCTTCAAAGAGAATTACTTAGGCCATAGTATGTGGTCAAAGCAATCGTTCAACCTCGATTTGGATACTGATACAAAACGAAGCTCTGATACCACTCTATCACAAATCCAACAAACATTGATCACAAAAGTCATGCCGTGAAGTGAAAAGGTTGTAGACTGCGTATAAGTACTCATGACTCCCTCTCCTAAAACATTTGACAAACTTAGGCCGAAATCTcactaaaaacaaaaataagtgtTTTATTATCAAACTAACTCATAGTAGAACGCTAAAATACCTTCTAAATGTTGAACAAATGGAATTCGAGTTCTCAAATGAATGAAGGGTTCACGTAAATCTTCAAAGAGAATTACAACCAAAGTTCAACCATACATGACCAGAAGTACATTATAACACCATTTCACCAGAAGAACAAGTCACTACAGAAAATTAAACTAATACATAATGATACAAAATAGGATACACAATTGAACATGCCCCCTTCCACCCAAAAATACAGTAGCAGTCCTTACTGATACAGCACAACATGTAGAGTTTAAACTCATTATTTGTGACTAATTACTGCGAATTCGCTAAACAAAGGGTAAAATCGATGGCTCATGAGCTTCAACCCCGCCACAACCGGCACCAAAACTACACAAGGAAAAAGATCAGCACAGAACTAATACCTGAAGTCTGTTCTAAGCAGAAGACAGAGAGCAATTCCCGTTTCTATATAGAGTCAATGATgctgttagcccatatgttattgggcctttagtttatggacctttaggttattggctatgtatatatatagcctacttttgttttagttagtttttcatgcttttcagattatattgtaaaccttagcctttctttctttcaataaagttctattaacatggtatcaaagctagtttgatccatgtcctttgatttgttggttgaagattttgtagcaggcacctactgcgcggatcgaactccgcggtgagttcgctggggggtacggggggcagcgcgcccccgtccggggttcggggcggagccccgaattttgaggtgctgctgtattcgtttgctgtctggtattgttcgtctttcgttcttttgcttgctgccattgttgttcgttcggaattgttcaacctagggttttgcatctttttgtttttttgaattgtttgtgtgttgctgtgtttacaatgactggaaaggatgattctctccagtccattagtactcaattagatggtaagaactatgcctattggagttatgtcatgaagaattttcttcgtgggaagaatatgtggggttatatcactggagtaaaactaagacctatcgatgataaaactgaaaattttgatttgttggtggacttatgggaaactaataactccaagattatcacttggatcaacaattctgtaactcagtcaattggtatgcaattggctaagtatgacacagcaaaggaggtctgggatcatttggaaagactgtacactcagtctaattttgctaagtagtaccagttggagtatgatatccgtgctcttcaacagcatgatctcagtattcaagatttttatgctgccatgtcggatttgtgggatcaattggcacttactgaatctgcagagttaaaaggttttgggccgtacattgctagacgggaagagcaacgcttggttcagtttttgatggcactacgttctgactttgagggcctacgtggaacaatccttcatcgatctcccctccctactgttgattctgtggttcatgaactgattgcagaggagactcgtatcaagtctcaagtggataaagggtctaaagtaactactactcctgtcgtgtttgctgcttcaactgatcagtctaggccaccacgtactcagactcgacaatctcctaacgttgcatttgatgagtgtgcattctgcaaacagaaaaatcattggaaggctcagtgtccgttgttacttaacaaggtcaaacagcctcaatctgggcagcaacagaaatatgggcagcaaaagtctCCGTCACGCTCCTCTGGTGCTCCTCCATGGCcatctcgtcctccacagttcgctgctgctgctccatctgtagatgttgagtctgttagcactatgccaccttctgcgttggatccccaggttttcgaacagttcagacagttcttcgtttctaatcctacggccatgtcagcatctatgtctcattcgggttcagtttcttctagtacctcaggtattccttcctccttgtggatattggattctggtgcgtctcatcacatgtcccctcatttgtcatcgtttggttctttgtcacccatttcaccaatctctgttatgtccgcgagtgctgtacctatgtcagtcgagggtgttggttctgttactacccctcacattgtcctctctgatgtttattacattcccaaacttgctttaaatcttgtttcggtcagtcagttgtgtaaggctggtaattgggtgtttttttctgattctgtttgtgttatacaggaccaacacactcagagggtgattgggaccggccataggttgggggaactctatgtcttggagaatctcaaagtgtctgcagttgctgcctctagcatagatttatcttcttttcatttgagtcctttgtcttctcagttttatctttggcattccagattaggacatgtgtcagtttcacgtttacgttttttggtctctagtggtgctttgggtcatgtgaacactagtgatatttcagattgtagtggttgtaaactggcaaaattttctgccttaccgtttaataaaagtgtgtcttattctgttgctccttttgatattattcattctgatgtatggggaccagcgccagtatccactaagggtggatcgacctattatgtttcgtttatagatgactatactcgttatacctgggtgtatcttatgaaacgcagatctgatttctttggcatttacaacaactttagagcccttgttaaaacacaacattcggttgtgataaagtgtttcaggtgtgacttagggggtgaatatacctctaatgacttcactcagttacttgcctctgatggtaccatacaccagtcatcgtgtaccgacactcctgagcagaacggtctggcagaaagaaaacatcgtcatattgttgagacagcacgctctttacttttgtctgcagaggttcctagtattttttggggagaagcagtcctaactgctgtatatgtgattaatcgtattcctactgcattgacttcagggatgtctccgtttgagaaactatatggtcacccgccgaattattctgcattacgagtttttggatgtacttgctttgttcttcgtcctcatgttgaacgaaataagttagggtcaaaatcagctatatgtgtgtttttggggtatggtattggacaaaaaggatatcgttgctatgatcctgtaagtcagaaattatatgtttcacgacatgtcacttttttggaacatattcctttttattccattccagctaaaacccatgatgtgacaaagtcagatattcggcttattgatccctttgggattgacatagaggttccagttccggatCCATCCATGCCTtctggtgtgccacctgatagtgcttcagcctcgcctgtgcctgagtctgctccttcgactgttgagcctggagacccaccacctctgaggaggtctactcgaccttgtaagtccaccaaactgccagatttttcctattctacatattcagcctcatttgcttcctttattgcaaacatacatcatttgtctgaacctgagtcgtatagagaggctgtgtctgatcctctttggcagaatgctatggctgaggaacttgctgctcttcatcatacacatacatgggatttggttactctcccacctggtaagcatgcgattggttgttgatgggtgtataagataaaaacaaaatctgatgggtctgttgagcgatacaaggcaagacttgtggcaaaagggtactcacaacaatatggtatggattatgaggagactttttcccccgtagcaaagatgacgactgttcgcactatgattgttgttgcatccgttcgacagtggaagatatttcagatggatgtcaagaatgcttttctgaatggtgatctccacgaggaagtttatatgactcctcccccaggtattgaccaccagccaggtgaagtttgtcggcttcgaaaagctttatacggtctcaaacaagcccctcgtgcttggtttgagaaattctccactgttattacttcccttggatttgtcccgagtaaccatgattcagcattgtttgttagatgtacaagtgcagggcgaattctattgtccttatatgtagatgatatgattattactggtgatgatcatagtggtattgagttattgaagcatgatttggctcatcgatttgcaatgaaggacttgggcttgctgcgttattttctgggtattgaggtggctcagtctaagaaagggtatcttctttctcagactaaatatatatctgacttgtttacacgggcgcgtctttctgacaataggactgtagatactccccttgaaaccaatgcacgttactctcctagtgatggtgttccattatcagatccgagtctttatcggactattgtgggtagtttggtttatcttacggttactcgtccagatatagcacatgcagttcatgttgttagccagtttgttactgctcctacttctgttcactggggagctgtacttcgtattctaaggtatcttcgtggcactcagtttcagaatctcttgtttccctcgacgtcatctctcgagttgcgagcctatagtgatgctgattgggatggagatcgcaatgatcgtaaatccaccactggtttttgtgtgtttcttggagactctttaatctcgtggaagagcaagaaacaagatgttgtctctagatcttccgcggaggctgagtatcgtgctatggctgtgactacatgtgagattatttggttacgttggtttcttgcagatatgggggttcacatttctatgcctactcccctgcattgtgataacaaaagtgcggtacaaattgcaaaaaattctgtcttccatgagcgtacgaagcacattgagattgattgtcacttcacccgtcatcatttacagctcgggaccatatcgcttccttttgttccatcgtctttgcagattgctgacctttttacgaaggctcagtcggcgtctcgatttcgttttttgtgtgacaaactctcaatgcttattgctgttgcattgtgagtttgaggggggatgttagcccatatgttattgggcctttagtttatggacctttaggttattggctatgtatatatatagcctacttttgttttagttaggttttcatgcttttcagattatattgtaaaccttagcctttctttctttcaataaagttctattaacagaTGCAACTTCAGAAATTATCCAAACAAAACCAGGAGTGTCGCACCTCCTTCCTGACATTGTCCTGTATATGTAAAGTTTCTCAACGAGGCAACTTTCTGGCCTCGTATCCAGATGACCCCTCTTGTCTATAACTTCAGCATCAAGCTCTGGCAACTTCTGTGCTAGCAGCTTACATGCTTCAAAACTTTCTAAACAGTTGGACATCCAAAGGGATCGCATTGTCTCCAGCTTTGCAGCATTGACCAATAGAGCGTCATCGCCAAAGGGGCAGTCTCTAATCTCCAACTTACGGAGGCTCTCATAACCAGAGAGCACGTAGTGGAGGCCTAGATCGCAATCCCCTTCAAAATCTAAGGAAAGCATCTCTAACTTCTTAGCATGGACCCCGATGTACTCAAACACGCGATCTGTA
This sequence is a window from Capsicum annuum cultivar UCD-10X-F1 unplaced genomic scaffold, UCD10Xv1.1 ctg78736, whole genome shotgun sequence. Protein-coding genes within it:
- the LOC124894968 gene encoding uncharacterized protein LOC124894968 → MSDLWDQLALTESAELKGFGPYIARREEQRLVQFLMALRSDFEGLRGTILHRSPLPTVDSVVHELIAEETRIKSQVDKGSKVTTTPVVFAASTDQSRPPRTQTRQSPNVAFDECAFCKQKNHWKAQCPLLLNKVKQPQSGQQQKYGQQKSPSRSSGAPPWPSRPPQFAAAAPSVDVESVSTMPPSALDPQVFEQFRQFFVSNPTAMSASMSHSGSVSSSTSGPTHSEGDWDRP
- the LOC107874534 gene encoding protein TRANSPORT INHIBITOR RESPONSE 1-like, which translates into the protein VLDYVEDRDLEEIANSCKDLQELRVFPSDPFAPGPHVSLTEQGLVAISVGYPKLQSVLYFCHQMTNDALVTTARNRPNMIRFRLCIIEPQTPDYSTLEPLDAGFGAIVQHCKELQRLSLSGLLTDRVFEYIGVHAKKLEMLSLDFEGDCDLGLHYVLSGYESLRKLEIRDCPFGDDALLVNAAKLETMRSLWMSNCLESFEACKLLAQKLPELDAEVIDKRGHLDTRPESCLVEKLYIYRTICIC